A window from Apostichopus japonicus isolate 1M-3 chromosome 2, ASM3797524v1, whole genome shotgun sequence encodes these proteins:
- the LOC139982983 gene encoding uncharacterized protein isoform X1 — translation MLCWRLLGLRLTLICFILVLLRYSKAQTGTCGRKDKVQMTVMSFKSKDAGSVFTEPFPHFECYLGAGDGDATVTSIRAYNTGNNNPDPTVSDTLISGLPANIAGYNVSIASAKNNAFGVFNCTAMKDDREDTTIMTIFLHANAYVVPVNRQFTQTVNAGDTGVKIDMEWSDMGTNYHWRINGSDSVATTKDIIINQGAATDDNGLYECHIGSRRNKARHGLNRLIVRACSSGRWGPPGCTGICDICYNGGVCDDETGRCICAPGFMGQNCLTGCGPDKFGYSCEFECTIGNGAADDGCQGRLFCLIDPFGCRCNSGFKNLSCSVECEPGKFGAGCLQDCHCENEGSCNRFTGECDTGHCQAAWNGSNCQIPNVCPMGYYGNQCTDKCLCFGGAVCDKNSGRCEDTSCAPGSVLDPNGQSCLECQAGFFGDNCTKECHCDSDACDRVTGECVGCCKNQWIDLPERCQEGIINVTVNKTNPGTQWSVTCWVEELQQTSQKYTVYLSQTLNLSSTSLQAPSSLTAASNRAGFIQRGSTFTTTDAQAGETYYCVIQHSTGFAWLNTTLFHHDLPIISESPEIVDMSQTSVTIKWRAWDVQTDVGDPPVVSYIVYYRKNATDSWSTGTIIESSQLLQYTQTNLEEDTIYAFSVSAVREGDMGEGPMGPTMTVKTLCEGLITPTDVIVTVTGLNQLNVTWQVVDNGITCSTGITGYTIYYKVDGSSDDPQRVTTVSGSIMYTIIEGLEPGENYTFMVSLTTDQESPLSEASMAVTFPMSSTSTRPMSSTSTPQKG, via the exons ATAAGGTTCAGATGACTGTGATGTCATTCAAGTCAAAAGATGCTGGATCTGTTTTTACTGAGCCGTTTCCTCACTTTGAGTGTTATCTTGGAGCAGGAGATGGTGATGCAACTGTGACTTCAATTAGAGCTTATAACACAGGAAATAACAATCCTGATCCCACAGTGAGTGATACCTTGATCTCAGGACTTCCTGCAAACATAGctggatataatgtttcaattGCCTCTGCTAAAAACAATGCATTTGGTGTTTTCAATTGTACAGCAATGAAGGATGATAGAGAGGATACTACCATCATGACTATCTTCCTGCATGCTAATG CTTATGTTGTTCCAGTCAATAGACAGTTTACTCAGACTGTTAATGCAGGAGATACTGGTGTCAAGATAGACATGGAGTGGTCTGATATGGGTACTAATTACCACTGGAGAATCAATGGTTCAGATTCAGTTGCTACAACTAAAGATATCATCATAAACCAAGGAGCTGCTACTGATGATAATGGTCTCTATGAGTGTCATATTGGCAGTCGAAGAAATAAAGCTCGCCATGGATTGAATAGATTGATTGTCCGTG CTTGTAGCTCTGGTAGATGGGGTCCACCAGGATGTACCGGTATCTGTGACATTTGTTACAATGGAGGAGTTTGTGATGATGAAACTGGGAGATGTATCTGTGCCCCGGGATTCATGGGACAAAACTGTCTGACAG ggTGTGGTCCTGACAAGTTTGGCTATTCTTGTGAGTTTGAGTGTACCATTGGAAACGGAGCAGCTGATGATGGTTGCCAAGGGAGACTGTTTTGTCTCATAGATCCTTTTGGTTGCAGATGTAACTCTGGATTCAAAAATCTTAGTTGTTCAGTGG AGTGTGAACCAGGTAAATTTGGGGCTGGATGTTTACAAGATTGTCACTGTGAGAATGAAGGCAGCTGTAACAGATTTACAGGTGAATGTGACACTGGACACTGCCAAGCTGCATGGAATGGGAGTAATTGTCAGA TTCCTAATGTTTGTCCAATGGGTTACTATGGTAACCAATGTACAGATAAATGTCTGTGTTTTGGTGGTGCTGTTTGTGATAAGAATTCAGGAAGATGTGAAGATACCAGCTGTGCTCCAGGCTCAGTGTTGGATCCAAATGGCCAGTCCTGTCTAG AATGTCAAGCTGGCTTCTTTGGTGATAACTGCACTAAAGAGTGTCACTGTGATTCTGATGCATGTGATAGAGTTACAGGAGAATGTGTTGGATGCTGCAAGAATCAGTGGATTGATCTACCTGAGAGATGTCAAGAAG GAATTATTAATGTTACTGTCAATAAAACCAATCCTGGTACACAGTGGTCAGTTACATGTTGGGTTGAGGAGTTACAGCAGACCTCTCAAAAGTACACAGTTTACCTGTCCCAAACTTTGAATCTCAGTTCTACATCATTGCAGGCACCAAGTAGCCTTACCGCAGCTAGCAATAGGGCTGGTTTCATTCAAAGAGGATCAACATTTACAACCACTGATGCACAAGCTGGGGAAACATACTATTGTGTGATACAACACAGCACAGGGTTTGCCTGGCTAAACACAACATTGTTTCATCATG ATCTTCCTATCATCAGTGAATCGCCTGAAATAGTTGATATGTCTCAGACCTCTGTAACCATTAAATGGAGAGCCTGGGATGTACAAACTGATGTCGGGGATCCACCGGTGGTTAGTTATATTGTGTATTACAGGAAGAATGCAACTGATAGCTGGAGTACTGGTACTATCATAGAATCCAGTCAACTGCTACAGTACACACAGACCAATCTAGAAGAGGATACTATTTATGCTTTCAGTGTATCAGCTGTTAGGGAAGGGGACATGGGTGAGGGTCCAATGGGTCCAACTATGACTGTCAAGACATTGTGTGAGG GACTAATTACTCCAACAGATGTGATAGTAACAGTAACAGGCTTGAACCAACTGAACGTTACTTGGCAg GTTGTTGATAACGGTATCACTTGCAGTACTGGGATAACTGGTTATACTATCTACTACAAGGTGGATGGAAGTAGTGATGATCCACAGAGGGTAACAACAGTCTCTGGAAGTATAATGTACACCATCATCGAAGGACTTGAACCTGGAGAGAATTATACCTTCATGGTTTCCCTTACAACAGATCAGGAAAGCCCCCTCAGTGAAGCATCTATGGCAGTAACATTTCCAATGTCATCTACTTCAACACGTCCAATGTCATCTACTTCAACTCCTCAAAAGGGTTAG
- the LOC139982983 gene encoding uncharacterized protein isoform X2, which produces MLCWRLLGLRLTLICFILVLLRYSKAQTGTCGRKDKVQMTVMSFKSKDAGSVFTEPFPHFECYLGAGDGDATVTSIRAYNTGNNNPDPTVSDTLISGLPANIAGYNVSIASAKNNAFGVFNCTAMKDDREDTTIMTIFLHANACSSGRWGPPGCTGICDICYNGGVCDDETGRCICAPGFMGQNCLTGCGPDKFGYSCEFECTIGNGAADDGCQGRLFCLIDPFGCRCNSGFKNLSCSVECEPGKFGAGCLQDCHCENEGSCNRFTGECDTGHCQAAWNGSNCQIPNVCPMGYYGNQCTDKCLCFGGAVCDKNSGRCEDTSCAPGSVLDPNGQSCLECQAGFFGDNCTKECHCDSDACDRVTGECVGCCKNQWIDLPERCQEGIINVTVNKTNPGTQWSVTCWVEELQQTSQKYTVYLSQTLNLSSTSLQAPSSLTAASNRAGFIQRGSTFTTTDAQAGETYYCVIQHSTGFAWLNTTLFHHDLPIISESPEIVDMSQTSVTIKWRAWDVQTDVGDPPVVSYIVYYRKNATDSWSTGTIIESSQLLQYTQTNLEEDTIYAFSVSAVREGDMGEGPMGPTMTVKTLCEGLITPTDVIVTVTGLNQLNVTWQVVDNGITCSTGITGYTIYYKVDGSSDDPQRVTTVSGSIMYTIIEGLEPGENYTFMVSLTTDQESPLSEASMAVTFPMSSTSTRPMSSTSTPQKG; this is translated from the exons ATAAGGTTCAGATGACTGTGATGTCATTCAAGTCAAAAGATGCTGGATCTGTTTTTACTGAGCCGTTTCCTCACTTTGAGTGTTATCTTGGAGCAGGAGATGGTGATGCAACTGTGACTTCAATTAGAGCTTATAACACAGGAAATAACAATCCTGATCCCACAGTGAGTGATACCTTGATCTCAGGACTTCCTGCAAACATAGctggatataatgtttcaattGCCTCTGCTAAAAACAATGCATTTGGTGTTTTCAATTGTACAGCAATGAAGGATGATAGAGAGGATACTACCATCATGACTATCTTCCTGCATGCTAATG CTTGTAGCTCTGGTAGATGGGGTCCACCAGGATGTACCGGTATCTGTGACATTTGTTACAATGGAGGAGTTTGTGATGATGAAACTGGGAGATGTATCTGTGCCCCGGGATTCATGGGACAAAACTGTCTGACAG ggTGTGGTCCTGACAAGTTTGGCTATTCTTGTGAGTTTGAGTGTACCATTGGAAACGGAGCAGCTGATGATGGTTGCCAAGGGAGACTGTTTTGTCTCATAGATCCTTTTGGTTGCAGATGTAACTCTGGATTCAAAAATCTTAGTTGTTCAGTGG AGTGTGAACCAGGTAAATTTGGGGCTGGATGTTTACAAGATTGTCACTGTGAGAATGAAGGCAGCTGTAACAGATTTACAGGTGAATGTGACACTGGACACTGCCAAGCTGCATGGAATGGGAGTAATTGTCAGA TTCCTAATGTTTGTCCAATGGGTTACTATGGTAACCAATGTACAGATAAATGTCTGTGTTTTGGTGGTGCTGTTTGTGATAAGAATTCAGGAAGATGTGAAGATACCAGCTGTGCTCCAGGCTCAGTGTTGGATCCAAATGGCCAGTCCTGTCTAG AATGTCAAGCTGGCTTCTTTGGTGATAACTGCACTAAAGAGTGTCACTGTGATTCTGATGCATGTGATAGAGTTACAGGAGAATGTGTTGGATGCTGCAAGAATCAGTGGATTGATCTACCTGAGAGATGTCAAGAAG GAATTATTAATGTTACTGTCAATAAAACCAATCCTGGTACACAGTGGTCAGTTACATGTTGGGTTGAGGAGTTACAGCAGACCTCTCAAAAGTACACAGTTTACCTGTCCCAAACTTTGAATCTCAGTTCTACATCATTGCAGGCACCAAGTAGCCTTACCGCAGCTAGCAATAGGGCTGGTTTCATTCAAAGAGGATCAACATTTACAACCACTGATGCACAAGCTGGGGAAACATACTATTGTGTGATACAACACAGCACAGGGTTTGCCTGGCTAAACACAACATTGTTTCATCATG ATCTTCCTATCATCAGTGAATCGCCTGAAATAGTTGATATGTCTCAGACCTCTGTAACCATTAAATGGAGAGCCTGGGATGTACAAACTGATGTCGGGGATCCACCGGTGGTTAGTTATATTGTGTATTACAGGAAGAATGCAACTGATAGCTGGAGTACTGGTACTATCATAGAATCCAGTCAACTGCTACAGTACACACAGACCAATCTAGAAGAGGATACTATTTATGCTTTCAGTGTATCAGCTGTTAGGGAAGGGGACATGGGTGAGGGTCCAATGGGTCCAACTATGACTGTCAAGACATTGTGTGAGG GACTAATTACTCCAACAGATGTGATAGTAACAGTAACAGGCTTGAACCAACTGAACGTTACTTGGCAg GTTGTTGATAACGGTATCACTTGCAGTACTGGGATAACTGGTTATACTATCTACTACAAGGTGGATGGAAGTAGTGATGATCCACAGAGGGTAACAACAGTCTCTGGAAGTATAATGTACACCATCATCGAAGGACTTGAACCTGGAGAGAATTATACCTTCATGGTTTCCCTTACAACAGATCAGGAAAGCCCCCTCAGTGAAGCATCTATGGCAGTAACATTTCCAATGTCATCTACTTCAACACGTCCAATGTCATCTACTTCAACTCCTCAAAAGGGTTAG
- the LOC139983146 gene encoding uncharacterized protein: MPGRHKFFASPVALDDDRPVAYESKKQASGQAGLDSIGHRCPRKRYRRDKRERERRGGRSGERGGGKWPGEGRRRGGERERKSTPNGPGDVRLITARGKGRSKTPAKKRPLEKRHGSAGLEATSQSGSQQERPTEHGLQATESSGPREREYDRGVAETEPVP, translated from the coding sequence ATGCCTGGTCGGCATAAATTTTTCGCCAGCCCAGTGGCACTAGATGACGATAGACCAGTGGCTTACGAGTCTAAGAAGCAAGCTTCAGGGCAGGCTGGACTTGATTCCATAGGCCATCGGTGCCCCAGAAAAAGATATAGGagagacaagagagagagagagagaagaggagggagaagtggtgagagaggtggaggaaagtggccaggagagggccgcaggagaggtggagagagagagagaaagagtacccctaacggccccggcgacgtccggttgattacggccagagggaagggcaggagcaagactcctgccaagaaaagacctcttgagaagaggcacggctcggccgggctagaggcaacgtctcagtccgggtcgcagcaagaGAGACCCACGGAGCACGGGCTACAGGCCACGGAGAGCTCGGgtccgagagagagagagtacgacCGAGGGGTCGCTGAAACGGAGCCAGTCCCATAg